A stretch of Bombina bombina isolate aBomBom1 chromosome 2, aBomBom1.pri, whole genome shotgun sequence DNA encodes these proteins:
- the LOC128647068 gene encoding olfactory receptor 6Y1-like, translated as MTNGSTITHFILLGFQSSPVVQKILSWIFSTAYVITILENTAIIVIVRWNSKLHKPMYFFLTKLSFLETFYVTATVPKLLNDLISGYNLISVCGCLLQLYFFLSLACTECFLLAAMSYDRYLAICNPLHYNNVMTNRTCWSLASTSLFLGFLSCSFSIGLIAQLDFCGPKVINHYLCDISPVIHLSCEDISKVEIVDFITALFVLISSLVPIILSYVYIISTIQKLPSEKGWTKTFNTCASHLTVVILFFGTTIFMYARPKAIDSFDFNKILSVLYSIIIPMINPMIYTLRNNEIKKSLLKIFLTVKYF; from the coding sequence ATGACTAATGGTAGCACTATTACACATTTTATCTTGCTTGGTTTTCAGAGTTCTCCAGTTGTCCAGAAAATCCTCTCATGGATCTTTTCTACTGCATATGTAATTACAATCTTGGAAAACACAGCTATAATTGTAATTGTAAGATGGAATTCCAAACTCCATAAGCCCATGTATTTCTTCCTCACAAAGTTATCCTTTTTAGAGACATTTTATGTTACTGCCACTGTGCCTAAGCTTTTGAATGATCTTATAAGTGGTTATAATCTTATCTCTGTATGTGGGTGCTTATTGCAGCTATATTTTTTCCTGTCCTTGGCATGCACAGAATGTTTCTTGCTGGCTGCAATGTCTTATGATCGATATCTTGCTATTTGCAATCCATTACACTACAACAATGTAATGACCAACAGGACATGTTGGAGCCTAGCCAGTACAAGTTTAtttttaggttttctttcatgttcaTTCTCTATAGGTCTTATAGCTCAGCTAGACTTCTGTGGCCCCAAGGTCATCAACCATTACCTTTGTGACATTTCACCAGTGATCCATCTTTCCTGTGAGGACATCTCTAAAGTGGAGATAGTGGATTTTATTACAGCATTGTTTGTGTTAATTAGCTCATTGGTACCTATAATATTATCCTATGTTTATATCATATCAACCATACAGAAACTCCCATCAGAGAAAGGTTGGACAAAAACTTTTAATACTTGTGCCTCCCACCTTACAGTGGTGATTCTATTTTTTGGGACTACAATATTTATGTATGCAAGGCCTAAGGCTATTGATTCATTTGATTTCAACAAGATTTTATCTGTGTTGTACTCTATCATCATTCCTATGATTAATCCTATGATCTACACTCTAAGAAACAATGAAATTAAAAAGAGCCTGCTTAAAATATTTTTAACCGTTAAGTATTTTTAG